The sequence GTTTCTATCAGAAGTAACTAATAAACAAGGTGTAATGTGAAAAAGTGGAGTCCTACAGAGCTTTATGTCTCCTATACCACACCAATTTAGACTTAAAcattatcatatacagtaactataatgCTGTGATActataatctacatacacagttaataacCTCCATAATGTCATCAAGAATAAACTGCACACTTACAAGGAACCTTATCCCACACCTCtgtgtaacaggtgtgtgtgtgtgtgtgtgtgtgtgtgtgtgtgtgtgtgtgtgtgtgtgtgtgtgtgtgtgtgtgtgtgtgtgtgtgtttatttgtgtgtttatttgtgtgtgtgtgtgtgtgtgtgtgtgtgtgtgtgtgtgcgagctcACGCTGTTAGTAGGAATTCCGATAAGAGAAGCTTTTTTAATAGGGGTAAATACCCTTAAACTGTCCACACACTCAATAATTAATCTGGGTATCAGAAACTTTTGATGACACCTTGGAATGGAATAAAGGTTTCTGTAATAGTTAAAGTGGAAGACAAAACATTTAGTCTGTTCATAATAAGTATCAGAAATCTACAATGTCTTCTCTGTTGCATCCAATGGAAGCTCCATAGGCTTTAGATCAGGGCTCTGGAAATGTTCTATCAAAAAGCATTTTAAGTTGCCATCAAACCATCAAAAGGTCTGCTTCCAGTCCCagtaaaatgtttctatctGCTGGACTAAACCTTATCCAAGTTCTCTGtaactgtttaatatacagtacataacaaccattatgtaggttattaactgtgtatgtagattatagtattacagcattatagttactgtatatgatcatgtttaactcatattatgaaagcttaattctgatcattttctattacagtgtgGTTTGTCAGTgcgttaatcattaataaataaaatgtgttagtaCTGGTAAAGTAAATTGGTGTGATTGCTGAATCAGCAAATAATATTAAGATTAAATAAatcttggaaaaaaataaataaatcatcttcAAGCccaattctaaaataaaatgcaagtgGAATTCACTgacatgaaaataataaaattgttaaCATTGTTCAGTTAATGTGTTCAAACCTAATGAGGATTTCACATTACAGTATTCACACCTCAGAAGTAAGAAGTTATCAACTTTAATGCTACAGTGATTTACTTTACCAGTACTGACAGATTtacatacacagttaataaTCTACATAATGTCATCAAGGATAAACTGCACACTTACAAGGAACCTTATCCAACACCTCTatgtaacaggtgtgtgtgtgtgtgtgtgtgtgtgtgtgtgtgtgtgtgtgtgtgtgtgtgtgtgtgtgtgtgtgtgtgtgtgtgtgtgtgtgtgtgtgtgtgtgtgtgtgctcacgcTGTTAGTAGGAATTCTGATTAGAgaagcttttttccccctagGGGTTAAAACCCTTTAACTGTCTATACAACTCAAGAATGAATCCGTGTCACAGAAACTtttgataaaatattttcacaGAATCATGGTTTCAGTAACAGATACAGTGGAACTTTTCTCCAACCTACAAAACTTTCATTCTGTTTAGCATCAGAAATGTCTTTCTACTGCATTAGATAGAAGCTCTATATGCTTTAGATCAGGGTTTTGGGAATGTTCTATCAAAAAACATCTGGTCTGCATTAGACCATTATCCtgcttaaaaaaatcacatttcatcaataaaacacaacctgaCCAACACCAATGTAGTAACAAAAAGATCCAGCCATGTTCATATGTGTAATTTAAAGTACCCTGATATATGAGTTTGCCATCAGACCCCtacatctttacatttttaaatgctgctacaactgtttttgcagaacaaacagactgtaTACTGGGTGGTGTCATAGTTATCAAGTCCATGTCCTACAAGAACATCACTCCTGAAACACGAGAATACAAACTTTAGATATCCAGAAAAATCACCCAAACATCCTCCTGGGATCTTACCAGCAAACTGGAATTCACATTCACATGAGTCCTTCACAATGATCCAATACAGACCAGATGCTTTTTGATAGAGCCTATAGAGCTTCTATGGAATACAATAGAAAAGACATTGTAGATTATTGATGCTTTTTTATAAACAGACTGAATATTTTTAGGTTTGAGGACAATTCCATCGTAACAGAAACCATGATTCCGTTTTAAGATGTCATCAATAGGTTCAGTGACACAAATGAATGTTCACAAAAGAATAAACCTCATCATTATGCCTTCTCAGAGTTGAAGGAAATCAATTTCTGACAaagatgtttgtatgtttaattATTCAGTCACCTAAATCAGTAACTAAATAGTAAATCACTCCATTGTGTATTTTaagctttaagaaaataactTCTGGGGGAAGAAAATTGTGTAATTTATCTACAACCACCAGCTTAGACACACTGATAACTGTGcttgtatgtataagtatgtaAGTATGGTATACGATCAGGTCAAGTTGAGAGgcttttaaatgtcattgtGACCAAATACAATAtctgatacagtacacagtgaaatgaaacgtttgtccaggaccctggtgctacataaagacaccGACCTACAtgagacaacacagaactaattaTTCTATCGACATAaagagacagtgcaaacagacaatataataaactacaatacagatatataaagaCAGCACCACCCAGTAtacagtctgtttgttctgcaAAAACAGTTGTAgcagtatttaaaaatgtaaagatgtaGGAGTCTGATGGCAAACTCATCTATCAGGGTACTTTAAATTACACATATGAACATGGctggaaaaagaatgaaagtttTGTAGGTTGGAGAAAAATTTAACTGtatctgttacagaaaacatgatTCTGTGTGAAGAGGTCATCACGAGGTTTAATGACACAAAGGAAtgttcattaaataataaacattattgtgCACTGGGGGTGAAAATCTTGTGAAATCTGATTTCCAACTAACAGCATGGactcaataaacacacacacttgttcctTGGAAGTGTGGTGTAAGGTCCAGGACCACCCTCTTTATCTGGTATAAATACGAGAGCATGAAGCTTCTGTCTCATCCACAAACTTGCATCCTTCACAAGACGTCTTTTAAAGAAGACATTTCTTGCCACCTGCTTCATCAGTTCCTTGTAAGTATGCAGATTATTCTTGATGACATTATGTAGgttattaactgtgtatgtagattactgtgtatgtagattatagtattacagcattatagttactgtatatgatcatgtttaactcatattatgaaagcttaattctgatcattttctattacagtgtgGTTTGTCAGTgcgttaatcattaataaataaaatgtgttagtaCTGGTAAAGTAAATTGGTGTGGTATAAGAGACATAAAAATCTGTAGGTCTTCACTTTATCACATTACACCTTGTTTATTAGTTACTTCTGATGTCTGAATACTGATTTATgaaatttaatgaaataaataaaataaaataaaattcggAGTTCTGAATCATGCCAGTTAAAACCCTCTTCTTTGGTTATTAACTGTCTCTTGATCAGATGATCAGATCACATGTTTCAGCTTTTTCAAACAATGTTCAACAGGATTCAGTAGGATGTAGAAACAAATAGCTTCTGGAGCgaaatgtattgtatgtgttAATTCTTAATTTTAAGGTTTCTTTAACTCATATTATGAAAGTTCGATTCTGAACATTTTCTGTCGTGCGAAATCCTCATTGGGTGTGAACACATTAGTCAACATATTAGTGTGAACACAGGAAACTTTTTTGTAAAGAATAAccctgtataaatataaataataaatgatttttatcAAACTCTATGCACTGGTTATTAGCAAGCATAAAGTCacctgataaaataaataaataaataaagatacagTAAACGACATCTAATGATACAAATGGTTGATAAAGATTCATGAGCTGAAGCAGTAAATAAAATTAGCAGTAGCTGATGCTTGCCTTGATTTAatcttaataaaatatttttcatttcgTCAGCTTAATTCTTGAGTCATCTTTCGTTTTTTTAGGCTCAAGATGAACAGCATGTCAAACCTGGCACCTGTTGTTGAAGTTGGAGGTCAGGGAGGAGATGCTTTCGATTTCAATGGCACTGGAAATGGAAGCATGATAAAAACGATCCAGGTTTGGGAAGGTGactacaaaataaaagccaTGAAGGTGTGGCTTACTGATGGCCGGTCCGAGCAGTTTGGTGATCCTGCTGGGAATCTGAAAGAGTTTACATTTGAAGATGGAGAGCATTTCACCTCCCTTTCACTTTGGCCAAATAAAGATGATACACGTCTGGGTGCAATCAAATTCAAGACAAGTCAGTCCCGAGAATTCTATGCAAAATTGACAACTCATAGACTTAAACCAGAAGTTTCAGTTGATGTTGCTTCTGGGATCTGCATCGGAATCAAAGGACGTTCAGGGTCTGATATTGATCGCTTAGGCTTCATGTTCATCAACACCATCAAGTCTGCTCAGCTTATCAATGTTGTGTATCCCACCATTTCTGATGTGATACCCAAAGTGGCTGTTGGAGAAATTAAATCCATGACCTTCCAGAACAAGACTTCTGTACTTCAAGAATACAAAATTGAGACCTCCAAAAAAATCATCCAAAAATCCTCCTGGTCTGTTAAGGGAAAAGAGGCATTCAGCCTAGAAGTAAATGCAGGAATTCCATTTCTTGTGGGGGGGGAATCAAGATATCAATTAACCATTGGTGTTGAAGGTGCATATGCTTCAGACTTCAATACAGAGAAAATGATGCTCTTCTCATTTCCTGTTAAAGTTCCTCCAGGTAAAACCGTGGATGTGGACATCACACTTGGCCAGGCTACAGTTGATCTCCCATTCACTGGCATCATGAAGATTACCTGCCATAATGGCGGTGTGCTGGAGTATAATACCAGTGGAACCTACAAGGGTGTCACTTACTCTGATGGAAAAGTGGTTGTGAAAGAATCAAACAAAATGATTGGTGCAGCCTAATAagcttttaattcaattcaaatgacCTATATGATCCTGCATCTTCATGTTTATCCTGCATTTAGTGGAATGGGTGATTTTTTTCCTAATctgtaaatcaataaaaaatgtgatttgaaTTATTCTGCTGGTCTTCCAATGGTGCAAAgccacattaataaaataaatctttacaaaacatttgcagtaataaataaaacatctactttcatgttttttatagatttacTTTGACTGTAGCTTTGTGTGATATCTGgacttgattattttcctttcacATATTCAGAAGATTATAATCTGTTATGATTTCCATCAATAAAATCAGTTTCAATTGAAACAAAGCTTCTGACTTGTTTTTTCcataattatgtattattgtAGATTTTTCCTGAGCACTACCACTAAACAGTTTTCCTGTTTGAGTTTTAAAACCTTGGAAAGATCTGCGTCTAGTCCCAGTCTTCCCAGAAATATTTCTATATGCTGGAGtaaacaaacactcatacactattTTAGCAAATTTAAACTCATTAATGATATTACTTtgacttaagtaaatttttttctatacttctaCACTTTCtccattataattattatctatTCCTTTAGACTTTGTCCACTTTGGCCATAACATCTACTACATAACACACTGTTCCATAACGTACACATGTCAATATTAGTGACACATGTTACTGGTAGCTACTTAACCTTCTCCAAGTTCTCTGtagctgtttaatatacagtacaggacacCTGGACATCACagccatgtgtacagtatgtccccaAAGTGTTCCAGCAAAACTGAAGGTAAACTGTTGTCTATAATATGTAGGATTACATTTCACTGTAACTAAGAGGCTTATACCTGTTCCTGCATCTCAATGCTCCTGTGTTCAAAGCCAGTTCCATGAAGATCTCCATGATGTGTTGGAGGTTGGAGAgaaagatctcgagtgtcctgtaAAGAGCCTCGACTCTGAATGGGTGATTcttttggttgatttttttcctccctaTCTCTGTGCACATCCCTGTGCTTTGACAACAGGGCAATAAAACCGAACAGGAAAATAAAAGTGACGGCAGAGAATCGGGACGAGGATAGACtcaataaattaaacacacacaagttaaaTGACAAGGTCTTAAATCAAACACAATTCTGAACATGAACATGTTAATGAAATCTGTCTGTATTGATCAGTATTGAAAATATTGatctaatattatataaatatctatctataaatATTGATATAATGGCAAACAAGAAGCAGGAGAGTGTAATAGGTGGAGGTTCAGCACCTTGGTCAGCAGCACTAAGCGTGAGCTCTCGAACTTCAGCACCGTGTCCAGCGCCGCGGGGACCGAGAGCCAGGCGGAGCGGCCGAAACTCCCGCCGAAAATCACGAGCCAATCAAGAGCGCCGCTGGAGTATTCACACTCCAGGAGGAAAACACAGCAGGAAGCGAGACTCAGCGGCTGGAGAGGAGAAAACGAGGCGTGCCTAACGGAACTACTGCTGGTTGTCTTTCTGAGATTCTTTTAAAGACACATCCAGCTGACCTGGGGCCTTCAAACTAAGAGGAACTATTTACTTTTTGGCCTTTTTCTGGTTTTTGCACTGCATTAAActgaggagaaaataaataccACCCCATTGTTCCTACATCCAATGAAGACCAGACACTTTTTGGTAGAACATTCCAAGAGCCCTTATCAAAGGTATGTAGAGCTTTCATGGGATGCAAAGGAGAAGAAATCATAACAGTTACTGAAACTATGATTCCCTTCCAAGATGTTCTCAAAAGTTTCTGTGAGACAAAGAAATGTCACTTCATTGTGGTTTCTTAGATGTTCTGACATTTTAAGGTAATTAACCTGTGCTGTATATTCATGATTACATTATGTAGgttattaactgtgtatgtagacTAGAGTATTATAGCTTTATAAGTACTATATGtgttaatgctttattttaagGTTTCTTTAACTCATATTATGAAAGTTCGATTCTGAATATTTTCTGTCGTGCGAAATCCTCATTGGGTGTGAACACATTAACTGAACAATGTTAACATGACCggcttgtgttttattatagcATTGGGGTTAGATATGGTTTATTCATGTTAGTTAACTTCAGTTAAAGGAAACTTTTTTGGAAAGTTTATAATTCATATTCATCAACATTGTTAAGTCTGCTCAGCTTACCAATGTTGTGTATCCCACCATTCATGATGTGATACCCAAAATGGCTGTTGGAGAAATTAAATCTATGTTTTATTAGAACAACAGTTCTGAAACTCAGGAATTTACAATTGAGACCTAT is a genomic window of Tachysurus fulvidraco isolate hzauxx_2018 chromosome 15, HZAU_PFXX_2.0, whole genome shotgun sequence containing:
- the LOC113637491 gene encoding aerolysin-like protein, which codes for MNSMSNLAPVVEVGGQGGDAFDFNGTGNGSMIKTIQVWEGDYKIKAMKVWLTDGRSEQFGDPAGNLKEFTFEDGEHFTSLSLWPNKDDTRLGAIKFKTSQSREFYAKLTTHRLKPEVSVDVASGICIGIKGRSGSDIDRLGFMFINTIKSAQLINVVYPTISDVIPKVAVGEIKSMTFQNKTSVLQEYKIETSKKIIQKSSWSVKGKEAFSLEVNAGIPFLVGGESRYQLTIGVEGAYASDFNTEKMMLFSFPVKVPPGKTVDVDITLGQATVDLPFTGIMKITCHNGGVLEYNTSGTYKGVTYSDGKVVVKESNKMIGAA